TCAATCTTGATTTCACTCCCCAATTTTTCCTCTTTTGCTTCTTCTTCAATAGCAGCTTGCTCTTTTTCCATATCTGCTTCCTGGGTTAAACGGCTGATATAGTCGTTCATGTCATTGCGATCAATGAAATCGATAGCTTCTGTCAATCCTGCCATGAATTTCTGAAAATCTTCTCTATATAAGAAAATCTTGTGTTTTTCGAAACTCACCTGAGAATCATCGCCTTCTCCCATTATCACCTTTTTGCTCTCTGTAATAGCAAGGAACATTTCATCTTTACGGTTCTTTTTTACATCGAGGTAATAGATGCGTTTACCTGCTTTAATGGACTTGGAGAATACGATCTCCTTATCATTCATGTCTGCGCTCATTTTCTTTTTTAAATCTTCCATATATTTCGGTCCGTTTATAATCGGCTTCAAAATTGGATATTTTTTTTAAACTGTCAAAAGAAAAAGCGCAGAGAATCAAATACTGCATTAAAAAATGTGATTTATTTGTGGAAACTCATTAAAAATATCTACTTTTGCAGTTCGATAACAATAGTATAAATTGAATTTATGATCAACAGAGTTCTTATTCGTCT
The nucleotide sequence above comes from Bacteroides caccae. Encoded proteins:
- a CDS encoding PUR family DNA/RNA-binding protein, with protein sequence MEDLKKKMSADMNDKEIVFSKSIKAGKRIYYLDVKKNRKDEMFLAITESKKVIMGEGDDSQVSFEKHKIFLYREDFQKFMAGLTEAIDFIDRNDMNDYISRLTQEADMEKEQAAIEEEAKEEKLGSEIKIDIDF